The genomic stretch GAACGGCCGGCATTTGCTGAAGCGCCTGCCCAAGGACAAGAATCTGTTTGGGACTACCCGAGGCCGCCTGCGCTGGTTGCGGATAAACGGCTTGTTGAAGTACGTTTTGACAATATCCTGATTGCGCAAACGGAGCAGGCTTACCGTGTGCTTGAAACAGCAAGTCCGCCTACCTTCTATATTCCCGGTGCAGATGTAGTATTGGAAGTATTGACCGAGGTCCGGGGCCAATCATTTTGTGAGTGGAAAGGATCAGCTCGCTATTGGATTCTTCGGCGAAAACCGGATATGGGGCCTGTAGGGTGGGATTATCCGGCGCCATCTGCAGCCTTCGCACCAATCACTGGTGCCTTTTCATTTTACCCGTCGCGTGTAGCATGTTTTGTAGATGGCGAACGCGTACGGCCACAGCCGGGTGGGTTCTACGGGGGATGGATAACCGATGAGATTGCCGGCCCGGTAAAAGGGGAGCCGGGCACAGGGCACTGGTAAAAGAAAATGATGTGCCAGGAATATAAGTAAAAAGGGATACCTGATTCAGATATCCCTTTTTACTTATATAGTTTGTTCAAAGGCTTATGCTAGCTCAAGCGGCATGGAGCGTAAGCGTTGCCCTGTTAGCCTGAATACAGCATTGGCGATTGCGGCTCCTATTGGACCCATAGGGGGTTCGCCTACTGCGCCAGGTTTCTCTGCGTTTTCGAGAATCACGACGTCTATGTCTTTAGGTACGTGCCGCATCAATGCCATTTTGTATGGTCCATAGATGGTAGGATACAGTACCCCATCTCGCACTTCCATTTTTTCG from Bacteroidota bacterium encodes the following:
- a CDS encoding DUF427 domain-containing protein, which produces MWKYTGKERPAFAEAPAQGQESVWDYPRPPALVADKRLVEVRFDNILIAQTEQAYRVLETASPPTFYIPGADVVLEVLTEVRGQSFCEWKGSARYWILRRKPDMGPVGWDYPAPSAAFAPITGAFSFYPSRVACFVDGERVRPQPGGFYGGWITDEIAGPVKGEPGTGHW
- a CDS encoding xanthine dehydrogenase family protein molybdopterin-binding subunit, translated to EKMEVRDGVLYPTIYGPYKMALMRHVPKDIDVVILENAEKPGAVGEPPMGPIGAAIANAVFRLTGQRLRSMPLELA